The following DNA comes from Marinilactibacillus sp. Marseille-P9653.
GGGTTTGGTGGATATGTATTTGGAGAAGATGGCGAAGATACTGCCGATATCGGGTTAAATTCACCGGAAGCAATCGAAGGAATTGAATATGCACAGCAATGGTTCAACGATGTATGGCCAGAAGGTATGCTTGATGTAACAAGTGCCGGCGATTTCATCGATGATCAATTTATCCAAGGCAATGCAGCAGCCGTTATTAACGGACCATGGGGCGCGGCGAACTATAGAGATAGTGGCGTAAACCTTGGCGTATCAGCCATTCCAACATTACCTAGTGGAAATGAATATGCACCATTTGCAGGTGGTAAAGGATGGGTCGTTCCTTCTTACACTGAAAATTATGAAACTGCAGCAGCGTTCGTAGACTTCGTGACAAATGAAGAAAATATGATGATGCTTTATGAAGAGTACACAAACGAAATTCCTGCTAACCAGAATGCGCGTAATACAATCAATGAAGCTGGAGAAGATGAATTAGCAGTAGCGGTAATCGAGCAATATAATAATGCAGTACCCATGCCAAACATCCCAGAAATGGCTGAAGTTTGGACAGGCGCTGAATCAATGATGTTCGATGCAGGGTCAGGAAACAAAACAGCTGAAGAGTCAGCAAACGATGCAGTACAAATTATCCAAGACAACATTGAACAGAAATATTAATCTTTAATAGAAGACTAGATGATTCGGCAGAGATAGTAGGATGATCTCTGCCATTTTTATCATTGAAAGGGCGTGTAACAGTTGAAGAATAAAAAGAAAGATAAGATCGTACTTTCTGATCAAGATCAAAAAAAGATACACACTGCGACATGGCTATCCATTATTCCGGGGCTTGGCCAGATTTATAATAAACAATTGTTTAAAGGAATCGTGTTCTTGGCAGTATTTATGGGAGCTGTCATTGAACTCCTCATATTTGGAGCAGGAGCTATAGAAGGTCTTATTACTTTAGGAACGATTCCTAGAGAAGACCACTCGCTATTTCTTCTAATTGAAGGAACCATTCAAATTCTCCTTACCGTTATCTATTTAATTTTTACAGCAGCTGTCATGATGGATGCGCATCGTGTTGCTAAAAAAAGAGTCATTAGTCCGAACACGGTGAACTATACCGTCAAAGATACAGCAATTAGTGTATTTGAGAATGGTTTCCCTTACTTACTAACCATACCCGCTTACTTGGTCATGATTTTTGCCATTGTGTTCCCGGTTTTGGTAACCATATTTATTGCCTTTACAAATTACAACTTTCAAAATGTACCACCGGCGAATATCGTCGACTGGGTTGGATTCGAGACATTCAGTAGTATCTTCACACTAACGACTTATCGAGATACGTTCTTTGCAGTTTTCTCGTGGACGATTATCTGGACACTAGCAGCAACCACTTTACAGCTCGTTATTGGTGTATTTACAGCACTGGTTTTGAATCAACCCCACATTCGGTTTAACCGATTCTTTGGTGTCATTATGCTGTTACCTTGGGCAGTTCCAGCGTTTATTACTATTTTGACTTTTTCAAATATCTTCAACCCAAGTGTTGGAGCAATCAATACGCAAGTTATCCCGTTCTTTAACCAGATCATTCCGTTCCTTGAAATTCCTGCAATATCTTGGAAAACAGATCCATTCTGGACAAAGATCGCAATCATTATGATTCAAGGCTGGGTCGGCTATCCTTATATCTATGTTTTGACATCAGGCATTTTACAGTCTATACCAAATGACTGGTATGAAGCATCTGTTATTGATGGCGCAACAGCTTTACAAAAATTCAGACATATCACAATGCCACATATTTTCGCAGTGGCTGCACCCATCTTTATCACACAATATACAGGAAACTTCAACAACTTTAACTTGATTTACCTGTTTAACGAGGGTGGCCCCGGAAGTGTAGGAAGCGGAGCAGGATCGACAGATATTTTGATTTCGTGGATCTACAAGTTAACGACCGGAACGTCTCCACAATATAACATATCAGCAGCCGTGACATTAATCATTTCTGCAATTGTTATTACGATTTCAATGGTTATTTTCAGTCGGACACGTGCTTTTGAAATGGAGGATTAACATGAAAAAAGCAAAACGAATTAAAACACAGAAAAATTCTCGTTTCTGGAATAAATTCTTTTCTTATGCGTATCTAATCGGGATGTCGATCGTGATTATTTACCCTCTTTTGATCACTGTTACTTCCGCGTTCAGAACAGGGAATATTATGGCTTTCGATTTGAATTTCTCAGGACCTTGGTCTCTGGCAAATTTTTCAAGATTATTTAATAATACGCTTTATGGTACTTGGTACTTGAATACCTTAAAAGTTGCCGGAACTACCATGATTATTCAGGTAGCTGCGATTACATTAGCGGGTTACGCATATAGTCGTTATCGTTTCATTGGAAGAAAACAAAGTATTAAGTTCTTCTTAATTATTCAAATGGTTCCAACAACAGCGGCTTTGACTGCTTTCTACGTTATGGCACTCCTTGTTGGTGGGCTGAACTCACACTGGTTCTTAACGGTTATTTATATCGGTGGGGGGATACCTATGAACACCTGGCTCATGAAGGGGTATTTCGATACTGTTCCACTGGAGTTAGACGAATCAGCTAAATTAGATGGTGCCGGACACTTGAGATCTTTCTGGCAAATTATTCTTCCACTCGTTAAACCGATGATCGCTGTTCAAGCGCTTTGGGCGTTTATGGGTCCTTTTGGAGAATATATGTTAGCAAGGTTCTTGCTCAGAACACCTGAACTCTATACAGTAGCGATTGGCCTACAAACGTTTATCAGTAATCCTAGAGACCAACGTGTCACGTTATTCGCTGCGGGAGCCATCTTAATTGCTTTACCAATCTGTATTTTGTTCTTCTATCTACAAAAACACTTTGTATCTGGATTAACAGCAGGTGGAACAAAAGGTTAATGTACAAAAAATGATTTTAAAAAGTAGGAATGAATATGAGAACAGACAGCTTTCCATTAAATTATTTCACAAATATTTTCACACCTAAACGTGCTTTTTTTAATCGCCATGCGATTGGATGGCCGACCATTGTAATCGTCTTGATCTTTTTGAATGCACTGATCACGATTCCAGTTTCATTGAACTTTGCGCAGACAGACACAATTGGTGTTGAGCAGTTTTATCCAGAAGCTTTTAACCTAATTGACGGTGAAGCTGCAGAGGCACTCTCTAAAGTTCCTGTAGAAGAAGGCAGATTAATCGTTGAGCAGTCTACTCTTCAGACAAAAACAGACGGGCTAGTACTCATTGATCAGTCAGATAATCCGTTGATCGACAGTGATGTCGCTGTAGCATTTGGTCCAACGGAGTTTACGATCAGGGAACATGCACAACCTGAACTAAAAGTGCGCTATACAAAAGACTTTTCGGTGGAATCTGCTTCAGTAGAAGAAGTGAAAACAGAACTAAATCGACAATGGAGAGTGAATAATCGTATCTATATCGTAGCTGCACTGACTTTTTTAATTTCATTTATGACCTTTACCATGTTAGTCGTATTAACCTTAGGTTCAGCGTTATTTCTTTATTTCACGAAAAAGAGTCACTTAACTTCAATAACGACATATAAAGAGTCTGTTGCCATTATTCTTTATGGATTAGGACTACCAACAATTTTAGCTTTACTATATGGATTGATCCAGTTTGATATTATCTGGATGATGACGATCCAAACAACAGGACTACTGATTATGCTGGTTCTGATTTACTTTAAAACACAGTTCAACGATAAAAAAGATCAATCTAGAGTACAGGAGTGGACAGATTAAATGGAGAGACTATTTGGAATTGACCCATGGAAACTGACTTCAGATACAGTGGGAGAGAACAAAAGGCTACAGGAGAGCCTAACTTCTATTGGTAACGGGTATATGGGTTTAAGAGGAAATTATGAAGAAGGCTATTCTGGGGATTCACATATCGGAACCTATATTGCGGGTGTTTGGTTCCCAGACAAAACAAAGGTTGGCTGGTGGAAAATCGGCTATCCAGACTATTTTGGCAAAGTGATCAACGCAACGAACTTTATTCCAGTCGACATTTATGTGGATGAACATAAAGTAGATCTTGCTGTTGATACCGCTCAGCAGTTCAAAGTTGAACTAGATATGAAAGAAGGGGTCCTGAGACGTTCTTTTGTCTGGAAAAAAGAGCAATTAGAAATCTTATTTCACTTCACACGGTTCGTTAGTGCACACACCAAAGAACTTGCCGTTGTTAAAGTAGAAGCGGAAATGCTTTCGGGAGCAGCAGAAATCACGTTGATTCCACATTTAGATGGTAACGTGACGAATGAAGATAGTAATTACGAAGAACAATTTTGGATCGAACTTGAAAAAGGACATCAACCACTCCCGTTCTTAAAAACGAAAACAAAAGAAAATCCCTTCGGTACGGAGCGATTTACCGTTACGACAATGATGAGTAACGAGTCAGAAGCAGAATCGAAAGATCCTGAAAAAGAACAGTCCATGTATGTTGGCGAGCGTTTTTTCTACAAGCTTGAAACCGGTCATCAGTTAGAATTGACCAAATTTATAGCGGTCGTAACAAGCCGTGATGTAGAAGCTGAGAAGCAAGTTCAACAAGCTGAACAAATCTTAGAGCGGGCTTCAGATAAGGGTTTCCAAAAAGTACTAGAAGAACATTTAACGGAGTGGAGCACGCGCTGGAATAATGCAGATGTTCAAATTGACGGAGATGATGCAAGCCAGCAAGGTATTCGGTTCAATATCTTCCAGTTATTTTCAACCTATTACGGAGAAGATCCAAGACTAAACGTGGGGCCAAAAGGTTTCACAGGTGAAAAATACGGCGGCGCTACTTATTGGGATACAGAAGCTTGTATCCTGCCGATGTACTTATCCGTTACAAATGAAGAGACCTTTAGACAGTTACTTGTTTACCGCCATAATCAATTAGAACAAGCTTACGAGAATGCAGCGAAGCAAGGGCTCAAAGGTGCTCTGTATCCTATGGTAACCTTCACTGGAATTGAGTGTCACAATGAATGGGAGATCACATTTGAAGAAATTCACCGTAACGGTGCGATTGCACACGGGATTTTCAACTATACGACGTATACAGGTAATGAAGACTATCTCTTAAACCAAGGTGTGGATGTACTTGTAGGTATTTCTAGATTCTGGGCTGATCGTGTTCACTATTCTGCTAGAAACGAGCAATACATGATTCATGGTGTAACGGGGCCAAATGAATATGAAAATAACGTCAGCAACAACTGGTATACCAACACGATGGCGAAATGGTGTCTGAATTATACATTAGAAACGTTAACCAAAGTGAGCAGTGAGAAGCTTCAAGAGTTAAGTATTAATGAAACAGAACAAAAACAATGGAAAGAAATTGCTGAAAAGATGTACTTGCCTAAAGATGAAGCACTCGATATCTTTGTCCAACATGACTCATTCCTAGACAAAGATTTGAGACCCGTTGACACGCTTGACCCATCAGAACGTCCAATCAATCAGAATTGGTCATGGGACAAGATTTTAAGATCACCGTTTATCAAACAAGCAGATGTCTTACAAGGACTCTATTTCTTGAATCATAACTATAGTCAAGCTGAAAAAGAACAGAACTTTAATTTCTATGAGCCGCTAACGGTTCATGAATCTTCTTTATCTCCATTGGTTCATTCTATCCTTGCTTCTGAGCTCGGCAAAAAAGAAAAAGCTTTTGAAATGTATGAAAGAACAGCCAGACTGGATCTTGATAACTACAACAATGATACAGAAGATGGACTTCATATCACTTCAATGAGTGGAGGCTGGTTATCAATCGTTCAAGGATTTGCGGGTATGCGAACTCAAACAGGAAGCTTATCGTTTGCTCCGTATTGTCCAGAACAATGGAATGAATATGCCTTTAAATTAAATTATCAAGAAAGATTACTCAGTGTAACAGTTGAAAAAACAGTTGTGACTTTCCGCTTAGAAACGGGAGAAGCACTGAATTTTGAAGTGTTTGGTAAGCCGGTCACACTGGAAGACTCGGTAAAGATAGAAATTCAATAAATTAGAATAAGTTGAAATAATCTAAAACGAAAAGTCAAAGATTGAGGAGATTGAAATGATTAAAGGTCTTGTTTTGGATCTGGACGGTGTGATCACGGACACAGCTGAATACCACTATCTAGCTTGGAAATCGCTAGCAGAAAAAATTGGAATTGAAATTGACCGAAAGTTTAACGAGCAGTTAAAAGGCATCAGCCGTATGGAGTCACTAGAATTAATTTTAAAACATGGAGAAAAGGAAAAAGACTATACAGAAGAAGAAAAGCAGGAGCTGGCAACGAGAAAAAACGAAGAATACAAAAGTTCTATTGAGAACATCACGCCAGCAGATCTTTGTCCAGGAATGGAACAACTCCTACTGGATGCAAGGAAGATGGATATTAAGTTATCGGTAGCTTCGGCTAGCAAAAATGCACCAACGATTCTTGAACACTTACAGGTGAAAGATCAGTTCGTTGGGATTGTTGATCCTGCTAGCTTGAAACAAGGAAAACCTTCTCCAGAAATTTTCCATAAGGGTGCTGATTTGCTAGGACTGACACCTGCTGAATGTATTGGTATTGAAGATGCAGAAGCGGGAATCGAAGCAATCAATCGTGCAGGGATGTTTTCTGTAGGCGTTGGCTCAAAAGAGTCAATGAAAGCAGCTGATTATTTTGTTGAACAGACAGATGAACTTGATTTAAAGACTTTAGTTGAAAAAGCGGAAGCTCATTAAAACAATCATGAAGGAAGTGAAGATGTGAAGTGGTGGCAGAATGCAGTAGTCTATCAAATTTACCCTAGAAGCTTTCAAGATTCAAATGGAGATGGCATAGGTGACATCAGAGGCATCATTCAACGTTTAGACTACCTAGAGGAGCTAGGTATCGATGCAATATGGTTGAGCCCGGTCTATCAGTCTCCAAATGATGACAATGGCTATGATATCAGTGACTATCAGGCAATTCATCCAGAGTTCGGAACGATGGATGATATGGACGAATTGATTGAAGAAGCAAAAAAGAGGTCTATTCGTATCGTAATGGATTTAGTGGTTAATCATACAAGTGATGAACACGAATGGTTCAAAGATGCTAAGAGTGGCGTAAATGCTAAATATAGAGACTATTACATCTGGAGAGATCCTATTGATGGTAAGGAGCCCAACGATTTAAAATCCACTTTTAGTGGATCAGCGTGGACCTTTGATGAGAATAGTCAGCAATATTATCTACATTTATTCAGTAAAAAACAACCAGACTTAAATTGGGAAAACCCCAAAATGCGTCAGGATATCTACAAAATGATGAATTTCTGGCTCGAGAAAGGTATTGGCGGTTTCCGAATGGATGTCATTGATCTAATTGGGAAAGTACCAGATGAAAAAATTACAGATAAGGGTCCGAGGTTACATGAGTTCTTACAAGAAATGAATCGCGAGACATTTGGTCAGTACGACGTCATGACAGTCGGTGAGACTTGGAGCGCTACGCCTGAAAACGCAGAACTATTTTCTGGTGCGGATCGGGATGAACTATCTATGGTTTTCCAGTTTGAACATATAACTTTAGATCAAGAACCTGAAAGTAAGTGGGCACTTAAAGAGTTGGACTTAGTAGAGCTGAAAACAGTATTATCAAAATGGCAGACAGCGTTAAGTGATTTGGCTTGGAACAGTCTGTTCTGGAATAATCATGACACACCTAGAGTCGTTTCAAGATGGGGAAATGATCAAGAATACCGTGTGGAAAGCGCAAAATGTTTTGCAGTTCTACTGCATTTGATGAAAGGGACGCCTTACATTTATCAAGGCGAAGAGATTGGAATGACGAATCGTCTGGTAAAAGATATCTCAGAAGTCAAAGATATTGAAAGTATCAATAT
Coding sequences within:
- a CDS encoding extracellular solute-binding protein, producing the protein MIKFYKIAMAGSAALLLAACGNGSDSGSGSQGETEGEGAATGEIGGSIEVGVGEDYVEFVEAIAPAFEEEYGVEVTVSERDMFDTLEAVPLDGPAGLSPDVLLSPYDRIGGMGQQGHLSEMTLVDDGRYDETDQQQVTVDGTVYGTPFVIESLVLFYNKDLMDTAPATFDELEALTEDEQYAFSGQADTSTAFLANWVDFYNSYGLISGFGGYVFGEDGEDTADIGLNSPEAIEGIEYAQQWFNDVWPEGMLDVTSAGDFIDDQFIQGNAAAVINGPWGAANYRDSGVNLGVSAIPTLPSGNEYAPFAGGKGWVVPSYTENYETAAAFVDFVTNEENMMMLYEEYTNEIPANQNARNTINEAGEDELAVAVIEQYNNAVPMPNIPEMAEVWTGAESMMFDAGSGNKTAEESANDAVQIIQDNIEQKY
- a CDS encoding sugar ABC transporter permease — its product is MKNKKKDKIVLSDQDQKKIHTATWLSIIPGLGQIYNKQLFKGIVFLAVFMGAVIELLIFGAGAIEGLITLGTIPREDHSLFLLIEGTIQILLTVIYLIFTAAVMMDAHRVAKKRVISPNTVNYTVKDTAISVFENGFPYLLTIPAYLVMIFAIVFPVLVTIFIAFTNYNFQNVPPANIVDWVGFETFSSIFTLTTYRDTFFAVFSWTIIWTLAATTLQLVIGVFTALVLNQPHIRFNRFFGVIMLLPWAVPAFITILTFSNIFNPSVGAINTQVIPFFNQIIPFLEIPAISWKTDPFWTKIAIIMIQGWVGYPYIYVLTSGILQSIPNDWYEASVIDGATALQKFRHITMPHIFAVAAPIFITQYTGNFNNFNLIYLFNEGGPGSVGSGAGSTDILISWIYKLTTGTSPQYNISAAVTLIISAIVITISMVIFSRTRAFEMED
- a CDS encoding sugar ABC transporter permease → MKKAKRIKTQKNSRFWNKFFSYAYLIGMSIVIIYPLLITVTSAFRTGNIMAFDLNFSGPWSLANFSRLFNNTLYGTWYLNTLKVAGTTMIIQVAAITLAGYAYSRYRFIGRKQSIKFFLIIQMVPTTAALTAFYVMALLVGGLNSHWFLTVIYIGGGIPMNTWLMKGYFDTVPLELDESAKLDGAGHLRSFWQIILPLVKPMIAVQALWAFMGPFGEYMLARFLLRTPELYTVAIGLQTFISNPRDQRVTLFAAGAILIALPICILFFYLQKHFVSGLTAGGTKG
- a CDS encoding DUF1189 family protein, with translation MRTDSFPLNYFTNIFTPKRAFFNRHAIGWPTIVIVLIFLNALITIPVSLNFAQTDTIGVEQFYPEAFNLIDGEAAEALSKVPVEEGRLIVEQSTLQTKTDGLVLIDQSDNPLIDSDVAVAFGPTEFTIREHAQPELKVRYTKDFSVESASVEEVKTELNRQWRVNNRIYIVAALTFLISFMTFTMLVVLTLGSALFLYFTKKSHLTSITTYKESVAIILYGLGLPTILALLYGLIQFDIIWMMTIQTTGLLIMLVLIYFKTQFNDKKDQSRVQEWTD
- a CDS encoding glycoside hydrolase family 65 protein; the protein is MERLFGIDPWKLTSDTVGENKRLQESLTSIGNGYMGLRGNYEEGYSGDSHIGTYIAGVWFPDKTKVGWWKIGYPDYFGKVINATNFIPVDIYVDEHKVDLAVDTAQQFKVELDMKEGVLRRSFVWKKEQLEILFHFTRFVSAHTKELAVVKVEAEMLSGAAEITLIPHLDGNVTNEDSNYEEQFWIELEKGHQPLPFLKTKTKENPFGTERFTVTTMMSNESEAESKDPEKEQSMYVGERFFYKLETGHQLELTKFIAVVTSRDVEAEKQVQQAEQILERASDKGFQKVLEEHLTEWSTRWNNADVQIDGDDASQQGIRFNIFQLFSTYYGEDPRLNVGPKGFTGEKYGGATYWDTEACILPMYLSVTNEETFRQLLVYRHNQLEQAYENAAKQGLKGALYPMVTFTGIECHNEWEITFEEIHRNGAIAHGIFNYTTYTGNEDYLLNQGVDVLVGISRFWADRVHYSARNEQYMIHGVTGPNEYENNVSNNWYTNTMAKWCLNYTLETLTKVSSEKLQELSINETEQKQWKEIAEKMYLPKDEALDIFVQHDSFLDKDLRPVDTLDPSERPINQNWSWDKILRSPFIKQADVLQGLYFLNHNYSQAEKEQNFNFYEPLTVHESSLSPLVHSILASELGKKEKAFEMYERTARLDLDNYNNDTEDGLHITSMSGGWLSIVQGFAGMRTQTGSLSFAPYCPEQWNEYAFKLNYQERLLSVTVEKTVVTFRLETGEALNFEVFGKPVTLEDSVKIEIQ
- the pgmB gene encoding beta-phosphoglucomutase, encoding MIKGLVLDLDGVITDTAEYHYLAWKSLAEKIGIEIDRKFNEQLKGISRMESLELILKHGEKEKDYTEEEKQELATRKNEEYKSSIENITPADLCPGMEQLLLDARKMDIKLSVASASKNAPTILEHLQVKDQFVGIVDPASLKQGKPSPEIFHKGADLLGLTPAECIGIEDAEAGIEAINRAGMFSVGVGSKESMKAADYFVEQTDELDLKTLVEKAEAH
- a CDS encoding alpha-glucosidase — translated: MKWWQNAVVYQIYPRSFQDSNGDGIGDIRGIIQRLDYLEELGIDAIWLSPVYQSPNDDNGYDISDYQAIHPEFGTMDDMDELIEEAKKRSIRIVMDLVVNHTSDEHEWFKDAKSGVNAKYRDYYIWRDPIDGKEPNDLKSTFSGSAWTFDENSQQYYLHLFSKKQPDLNWENPKMRQDIYKMMNFWLEKGIGGFRMDVIDLIGKVPDEKITDKGPRLHEFLQEMNRETFGQYDVMTVGETWSATPENAELFSGADRDELSMVFQFEHITLDQEPESKWALKELDLVELKTVLSKWQTALSDLAWNSLFWNNHDTPRVVSRWGNDQEYRVESAKCFAVLLHLMKGTPYIYQGEEIGMTNRLVKDISEVKDIESINMYKEELENGKQSEELLNAINHKGRDNARTPMQWNDEMNAGFSKGTPWIAVNSNHNQINVEQALADQESTFYTYKELIQYRKENETIVLGAYNLLLPNHQQVFAYERTHKGNKIIVVANLSKESVSIELPETSEKASIRFSNYNRKQVDSTEWTLKPYECFVIENVTQ